A portion of the Calothrix sp. 336/3 genome contains these proteins:
- the galE gene encoding UDP-glucose 4-epimerase GalE yields MTPQKPTILVTGGAGYIGSHTVLALKQAGYEVVILDNLVYGHRDIVEDVLKVELVVGDTNDRPLLDKLFATRDIAAVMHFSAYAYVGESVTEPAKYYRNNVIGTLTLLEAMLAANIKKFVFSSTCATYGVPEVVPIPENHSQNPINPYGATKLMVERILSDFSTAYDFRSVRFRYFNAAGADPNGLLGEDHQPETHLIPLVLMAALGKRDSISVFGTDYPTADGTCIRDYIHVSDLAMAHVLGLEYLLQGGESEVFNLGNGSGFSVKEVIEAAESVTGKKIPVVECDRRAGDPPALIGSGEKARKILGWQPQYPGLQDIVTHAWQWHQKRHQ; encoded by the coding sequence ATGACACCGCAAAAACCCACCATCCTGGTGACAGGGGGAGCAGGTTACATTGGTTCCCATACGGTGCTTGCCCTCAAACAAGCGGGTTATGAGGTGGTAATTCTCGATAACTTAGTTTACGGACATCGAGATATCGTTGAGGATGTCTTAAAGGTGGAATTGGTAGTAGGAGATACCAACGATCGCCCTCTGTTGGATAAATTATTTGCTACCCGTGACATTGCGGCTGTGATGCATTTTTCTGCCTATGCTTATGTGGGTGAATCGGTAACCGAACCTGCTAAGTACTACCGCAATAATGTCATCGGTACTCTAACTCTGTTAGAAGCGATGTTGGCTGCAAATATTAAAAAATTCGTCTTTTCCTCTACCTGTGCTACCTATGGAGTTCCGGAAGTGGTGCCGATTCCTGAAAATCACTCCCAAAACCCCATTAATCCCTACGGTGCCACCAAGTTAATGGTAGAGCGCATTCTCTCGGATTTTTCCACTGCCTATGATTTTCGTTCTGTGCGCTTCCGTTATTTTAATGCTGCGGGGGCTGATCCCAACGGTTTGCTGGGAGAAGATCATCAACCGGAAACTCACCTGATTCCCTTGGTATTAATGGCAGCTTTGGGTAAACGAGACTCTATTTCTGTGTTTGGTACAGATTATCCAACTGCCGATGGTACTTGTATTCGTGACTACATCCATGTCAGTGATTTAGCTATGGCGCACGTTTTGGGGTTGGAATATTTACTCCAAGGGGGAGAAAGTGAGGTATTTAATTTAGGTAATGGTAGTGGTTTTTCTGTGAAGGAAGTAATTGAAGCAGCAGAGTCTGTGACAGGGAAGAAAATTCCGGTTGTGGAGTGCGATCGCCGTGCAGGTGATCCCCCAGCGTTAATTGGTAGCGGTGAGAAAGCGAGAAAAATTCTGGGTTGGCAACCACAGTATCCAGGGTTACAAGATATTGTCACCCATGCTTGGCAGTGGCATCAAAAACGACACCAGTAA